One region of Amphiprion ocellaris isolate individual 3 ecotype Okinawa chromosome 9, ASM2253959v1, whole genome shotgun sequence genomic DNA includes:
- the pnp4b gene encoding purine nucleoside phosphorylase 4b, producing the protein MHSKGNSCCCSFEDYKLTTEWLLNQTNHRPKVAVICGSGLGLLADRAANKQTFRYQDIPNFPISTVQGHEGCLVFGTIEDTPCVFMQGHFHLYEGYSLCQVTFPVRIFKLMGVESVLVTNASGGICPDFKVGDIMIIKDHINLPGFAGQHPLCGPNDERFGIRFPCMSDAYSKVLRGLAVEVGAELGCSDFIREGVYCMVSGPNFETIAEARMLLILGCDSVGMSTVPEVTVAKHCGLRVLGLSLITNKVSLDYSREEKVNHEEVLEISKMRAEVLQKLVTTLITRCQQQSINTH; encoded by the exons ATGCACAGCAAAGGAAACTCCTG ctgctgctccttcgaGGACTACAAACTGACCACTGAGTGGCTGCTGAACCAGACCAACCACCGACCCAAGGTTGCTGTGATCTGTGGTTCAGGACTTGGCCTGCTGGCTGACAGAGCTGCCAACAAACAGACCTTCAGGTACCAGGACATCCCCAACTTTCCCATCAGCACAG tCCAAGGTCATGAAGGCTGCCTGGTGTTTGGGACTATTGAGGACACTCCGTGTGTCTTCATGCAGGGACACTTCCACCTGTATGAAGGTTACTCCCTCTGTCAG GTGACTTTCCCTGTGCGGATCTTTAAGCTGATGGGGGTGGAGTCTGTCCTGGTGACCAATGCCTCCGGAGGAATCTGTCCAGACTTTAAGGTTGGAGACATCATGATCATCAAAGACCACATCAACCTGCCAGGATTCGCTGGACAACATCCACTGTGTGGACCCAACGACGAGAG GTTCGGTATCCGTTTTCCCTGCATGTCCGACGCCTACAGTAAGGTTCTCCGAGGTTTGGCCGTAGAAGTCGGAGCTGAGCTCGGCTGCAGCGACTTCATCAGAGAAGGAGTTTACTGCATGGTGAGCGGACCGAACTTTGAAACCATCGCTGAGGCCCGAATGCTGCTGATCCTGGGCTGCGACTCTGTAG GTATGAGTACAGTTCCTGAAGTGACGGTGGCCAAACACTGTGGACTCAGAGTTCTGGGTCTGTCACTGATCACCAACAAG GTGTCTCTGGACTACAGTCGGGAGGAGAAGGTGAACCatgaggaggttctggagaTCAGTAAGATGAGGGCGGAGGTTCTGCAGAAACTCGTCACTACACTGATCACTCGCTGCCAGCAGCAGAGCATCAACACACACTAA